Within the Hermetia illucens chromosome 6, iHerIll2.2.curated.20191125, whole genome shotgun sequence genome, the region GAGCGATGTACTGTCCAATTTCTCGATGTTTGGTATTGGCTTGGACATTTCATATGGAAACGGTGTGTCCGGGTGCCAACTGACAATCATTTTACCGTCATTGGTAACAACTATTTTGTCTACTAAATGCTGGATCCCCTCCGGATATTTACTGGAAAACGGCCGAAAACCCGGAGGAATAATTGCACGAACTAACGATAACCTTAAAGCCATTGTCGCAACTGACATTTGTAGTTTATGTCAATTTTGTAATCCAGTGTGCGCCGAACAGTCTTGCTTTTGGTACAATTCTAATCACTTGAAGCATGGACTGAAACGAATCATTGATgtaagaagaagaggtggtttCCTGTCGCAGAAACGGCTATGGTTCCGGCGGAGAGGTAAATGTGGTAATTAATTACTAGTAGAAAACGCGGGAAGTCGACTAAATAGGGAAATTGTTATCTTTAACTGTTTGGGACATTTTCTATATCAGTCTGAGCTAAGTCTTTGGTTTAGCTCATTGAAAGTGTACTGATCAGGCTAGTAAACAGATAATCCGCGTTAAGCCAAATGCGAATATCATGGCCCGCCATTTT harbors:
- the LOC119658674 gene encoding 39S ribosomal protein L42, mitochondrial — encoded protein: MSVATMALRLSLVRAIIPPGFRPFSSKYPEGIQHLVDKIVVTNDGKMIVSWHPDTPFPYEMSKPIPNIEKLDSTSLLKEDKLDNAMKAFKNKHPEAARQELMSLTYTTKHRWFPRSRDKRAKKTPMERPYL